A stretch of the Duncaniella dubosii genome encodes the following:
- a CDS encoding thiamine pyrophosphate-dependent enzyme — protein sequence MKKFIVKSYGKKGQDVVDKNYAAVDRGGEYKQLPVDKAWSNLEAEAPEANNDPAFINEVVRPINAQDGDLLKVSAFAGREDGTWEQGTAAYEKRGVAAFVPEWLEENCIQCNKCAYVCPHAAIRPFVLDEKEMANLPVKAGIPAIGKQFAGMSFIQSVDVLDCLGCGNCVAVCPGKKGVKALEMKPLETQLEVQKEWDYCVKEVASKQDLVDIKSNVKNSQFATPLFEFSGACSGCGETPYVKLISQLFGDHEIVANATGCSSIYSGSVPSTPYTKNAKGQGIAWANSLFEDFAEFGLGMSLAHEKLQSRIAGLMQQALECPSCSAEIKELAGKWLENRNDFAVTSEVAEKLIPLCEACGCDICKAIIANKEHIVKRSQWIIAGDGAAYDIGFGGLDHVLATNKNVNVLVVDTEVYSNTGGQASKATPIGAIAKFAASGKRIRKKDLGLIASTYGYVYVAQIAMGADNAQTLKAIREAEAYDGPSLIIAYAPCINHGIRTGMGHAQEEQQKAVECGYWHLWRYNPALEEEGKNPFTLDSKEPQWDKFEDFLKGEVRYASVMKQYPAEAAELFAAAKSNAQWRYNNYRRLAQQQWGVEPAPEVK from the coding sequence ATGAAGAAATTCATCGTCAAGAGCTACGGCAAGAAGGGTCAGGACGTTGTCGACAAGAACTATGCAGCAGTCGACCGCGGTGGTGAATACAAGCAGCTCCCCGTCGACAAGGCTTGGAGCAACCTTGAAGCAGAAGCACCCGAAGCAAACAACGATCCCGCATTCATCAACGAAGTTGTCCGCCCCATCAACGCTCAGGACGGCGACCTTCTCAAAGTGAGCGCATTCGCAGGTCGCGAAGACGGCACTTGGGAACAAGGCACTGCCGCTTACGAAAAGCGTGGTGTAGCAGCATTCGTCCCCGAATGGCTCGAAGAAAACTGTATCCAGTGTAACAAGTGTGCATACGTCTGCCCCCACGCTGCTATCCGTCCCTTCGTCCTCGACGAAAAGGAAATGGCCAACCTCCCTGTCAAGGCAGGTATCCCCGCCATCGGCAAGCAGTTCGCTGGCATGTCGTTCATCCAGAGCGTCGACGTTCTCGACTGTCTCGGCTGCGGTAACTGTGTTGCTGTCTGCCCGGGCAAGAAGGGCGTGAAGGCTCTCGAAATGAAGCCCCTCGAAACTCAGCTCGAAGTTCAGAAGGAATGGGATTACTGCGTTAAGGAAGTAGCTTCGAAGCAGGATCTCGTTGACATCAAGAGCAACGTTAAGAACTCACAGTTCGCTACTCCTCTCTTCGAATTCTCGGGCGCTTGCTCTGGCTGCGGTGAAACTCCCTATGTCAAGCTCATCTCTCAGCTCTTCGGCGACCACGAAATCGTGGCTAACGCTACCGGCTGTTCTTCAATCTACTCAGGTTCTGTACCTTCGACTCCCTACACCAAGAACGCCAAGGGTCAGGGTATCGCATGGGCCAACTCACTCTTCGAAGACTTCGCTGAATTCGGTCTCGGTATGAGCCTCGCTCACGAAAAACTCCAGAGCCGCATCGCAGGTCTCATGCAGCAGGCTCTCGAATGCCCCTCTTGCAGCGCCGAAATCAAGGAACTCGCCGGCAAGTGGCTTGAAAACCGCAACGATTTCGCCGTTACTTCTGAAGTAGCCGAGAAGCTCATTCCTCTCTGCGAGGCTTGTGGCTGCGACATCTGCAAGGCTATCATCGCCAACAAGGAGCACATCGTTAAGCGTTCACAGTGGATCATCGCCGGCGACGGTGCCGCATACGACATCGGTTTCGGCGGTCTCGACCACGTGCTCGCAACCAACAAGAATGTCAACGTTCTCGTTGTCGACACCGAAGTTTATTCAAACACCGGCGGTCAGGCTTCAAAGGCAACTCCTATCGGCGCAATCGCCAAGTTTGCCGCTTCAGGAAAGCGCATCCGCAAGAAAGACCTCGGTCTCATCGCTTCGACCTACGGCTACGTTTACGTCGCGCAGATTGCTATGGGTGCTGACAACGCTCAGACTCTCAAGGCAATCCGCGAAGCTGAGGCTTACGATGGACCTTCACTCATCATCGCTTACGCTCCCTGTATCAACCACGGTATCCGCACAGGTATGGGTCACGCACAGGAAGAACAGCAGAAGGCCGTTGAATGTGGCTACTGGCACCTCTGGCGCTACAACCCCGCTCTCGAAGAAGAAGGCAAGAACCCCTTCACACTCGACTCGAAAGAACCGCAGTGGGATAAGTTCGAAGACTTCCTCAAGGGTGAGGTGCGCTACGCTTCCGTAATGAAGCAGTATCCCGCAGAAGCTGCCGAACTCTTCGCAGCTGCCAAGTCAAACGCACAGTGGCGCTACAACAACTACCGTCGCCTCGCTCAGCAGCAGTGGGGTGTAGAACCCGCTCCCGAAGTTAAGTAA
- a CDS encoding phosphoribosylaminoimidazolesuccinocarboxamide synthase produces MATTLVNTDFHFPGQTAVYHGKVRDVYTINDDLLVMVATDRISAFDVILPKGIPYKGQALNQIAASFLDATADIVPNWKIAVPDPMVTVGYRCEGLRLEMIIRGYLAGSAWRDYKNGMREICGVKLPEGMVENQAFPEPIITPTTKADAGHDENISREEAIAQGIVTEEQFDTMAAYTRALFKRGSEMAAEKGLILVDTKYEFGLREGKVILIDEIHTPDSSRYFYAEGYEERLAKGEPQRQLSKEFVREWLMANGFMGKEGQQVPEMTDAFCEEVSERYIELYEHITGKKFEKAPEAHLEDRIAKNVLDCLTNLK; encoded by the coding sequence ATGGCTACAACTTTGGTTAACACCGATTTTCATTTCCCCGGACAGACTGCGGTCTATCACGGAAAAGTGCGTGACGTCTATACCATCAACGACGACCTCCTCGTCATGGTCGCAACCGACCGCATCTCGGCCTTCGACGTAATCCTCCCCAAAGGCATCCCCTACAAGGGACAGGCCCTCAACCAGATAGCAGCATCGTTCCTCGACGCTACCGCCGACATCGTTCCCAACTGGAAAATCGCAGTCCCCGACCCTATGGTCACCGTAGGCTATCGTTGCGAAGGTCTGCGCCTCGAAATGATTATCCGTGGCTATCTCGCCGGCAGCGCATGGCGCGACTACAAGAACGGCATGCGTGAAATCTGCGGAGTGAAACTTCCTGAAGGCATGGTTGAGAATCAGGCGTTCCCCGAACCCATTATAACCCCCACCACCAAAGCCGATGCCGGACACGACGAGAACATCTCACGTGAAGAAGCCATCGCTCAGGGCATCGTGACCGAAGAACAGTTCGACACAATGGCAGCCTATACCCGTGCCCTCTTCAAACGCGGTTCGGAGATGGCAGCCGAAAAGGGTCTGATCCTTGTCGACACCAAATATGAATTCGGCCTCCGCGAAGGCAAGGTAATCCTTATCGACGAAATCCACACACCCGACTCATCGCGCTATTTCTACGCCGAAGGCTATGAGGAGCGTCTCGCCAAGGGCGAACCACAGCGTCAGCTCTCAAAGGAATTTGTGCGCGAATGGCTTATGGCCAACGGATTCATGGGCAAGGAAGGCCAGCAGGTGCCTGAAATGACCGACGCTTTCTGCGAAGAGGTTTCCGAACGCTACATTGAGCTTTACGAACACATCACAGGCAAGAAATTCGAGAAAGCACCCGAAGCACATCTCGAAGACCGCATAGCCAAAAACGTGCTCGACTGCCTCACAAATCTCAAGTAA
- the ubiE gene encoding bifunctional demethylmenaquinone methyltransferase/2-methoxy-6-polyprenyl-1,4-benzoquinol methylase UbiE: MQVEQINPYTDDSRHKTEQVREMFDSIAPAYDFMNRAMTFGIDRLWRRRAVKMMRDVAHSDVLDIATGTGDLAIMMAKTMTDAKITGLDLSEGMIEIGRRKVAESRLDDRISFQTGDCLALPFADNSFDCITCAYGVRNFENLAAGYKEMRRVLRPGGLLVIIELSTPPSALVKPFYDLYTRYLIPAVGRMVSKDTRAYSYLPESIAAVPQRERMCQIMGEAGLTDCRYLPLTFGTCTIYTASTK; this comes from the coding sequence GTGCAAGTAGAACAGATCAATCCCTACACCGACGATTCGCGCCACAAGACCGAACAGGTCCGCGAGATGTTCGACTCCATTGCCCCGGCCTACGACTTTATGAACCGGGCAATGACATTCGGCATCGACCGCCTGTGGCGCAGACGCGCCGTGAAGATGATGCGTGATGTCGCCCACAGCGATGTCCTTGACATCGCTACCGGGACAGGAGATCTCGCAATCATGATGGCAAAGACCATGACTGATGCAAAAATCACCGGGCTCGACCTCTCGGAAGGGATGATTGAAATCGGACGGCGGAAAGTGGCCGAAAGCAGACTTGACGACCGAATCTCGTTCCAGACCGGCGACTGCCTCGCACTCCCGTTTGCCGACAATTCGTTTGACTGCATAACCTGTGCATACGGAGTCAGGAATTTCGAAAATCTGGCGGCGGGCTACAAGGAAATGCGCCGTGTGCTGCGTCCGGGCGGTCTGCTCGTCATCATCGAGCTGTCGACCCCTCCCTCCGCTTTAGTCAAGCCGTTCTACGATCTTTACACGCGCTATCTGATACCGGCCGTAGGCAGAATGGTATCGAAAGACACCCGCGCCTACAGTTATCTGCCGGAATCCATCGCAGCTGTCCCCCAGCGCGAACGGATGTGTCAGATCATGGGCGAGGCCGGCCTGACCGACTGCCGCTATCTGCCCCTGACCTTCGGGACATGCACTATCTACACAGCTTCGACAAAATGA
- a CDS encoding DUF3467 domain-containing protein, with protein MSNNNNNPNEIKIELSPDVARGIYSNLAVISHGANEFFIDFITMAPNMPQAKVQSRIIMTPENAKNLLGALMENVKKYESTFGEIRPKRPVNMGGNNGGNGEIPNPFIMGGKA; from the coding sequence ATGTCAAACAACAACAATAATCCCAACGAAATAAAGATTGAACTTTCACCCGACGTTGCCCGTGGAATCTACTCAAATCTCGCTGTGATTTCACACGGCGCCAACGAATTTTTCATCGACTTCATCACCATGGCTCCCAACATGCCGCAGGCCAAGGTGCAGTCACGCATCATCATGACTCCCGAAAATGCCAAGAATCTACTCGGCGCACTCATGGAGAATGTGAAGAAGTATGAATCAACTTTCGGTGAAATCCGTCCGAAGCGTCCCGTAAACATGGGCGGAAACAACGGCGGAAACGGAGAAATCCCCAACCCGTTCATCATGGGCGGAAAGGCATAA
- the cysS gene encoding cysteine--tRNA ligase, which yields MDNNFTIYNTLTRTKELFTSIHEGKVGMYVCGPTVYGDGHLGHARPAITFDVLFRYLNHLGYKVRYVRNITDVGHLEHDADDGEDKIAKKARLEQLEPMEVVQHYLTRYHKAMDALNVLPPSIEPHASGHIIEQIEYIKKILDSGYAYISDGSVYFDVPKFNKEHPYGKLSGRNIDELYANTRTLDGQDQKHHPADFALWKKAAPEHIMHWPSPWSEGFPGWHLECSTMGEKYLGETFDIHGGGMDLMFPHHECEIAQSVAHNGHDTVHYWMHNNMITINGKKMGKSLGNFITLDEFFNGTHPLLEQAYSPMTIRFFILQAHYRGTVDFSNEALKASEKALGRMLEGYRRLQELTPSEESTIDVSNIRHKCYEAMDDDMNTPIVIANLFDALRLVNQVKDGHAKATQADIDELKAVFDIFLVDILGVRTEMAGSGDNGEALRPFEQAMDLLLEMRAKAKANKDWATSDLIRDRLAAIGFTVKDTKDGAEWKLS from the coding sequence ATTGACAACAATTTTACTATCTACAACACACTCACCCGCACAAAGGAACTTTTCACATCCATCCATGAGGGAAAAGTGGGAATGTATGTGTGCGGACCGACCGTTTACGGCGACGGACATCTCGGACACGCACGTCCGGCCATCACATTCGATGTCCTTTTCCGCTATCTTAACCATCTGGGCTACAAGGTGCGCTATGTCCGCAACATAACCGATGTCGGCCATCTCGAACACGATGCTGACGACGGAGAGGACAAGATAGCGAAGAAAGCACGTCTCGAACAGCTCGAACCGATGGAAGTCGTGCAGCACTATCTGACACGCTACCACAAGGCAATGGACGCGCTCAACGTGCTTCCTCCTTCAATCGAACCACATGCTTCGGGCCATATCATCGAGCAGATCGAATATATCAAAAAAATCCTTGACAGCGGATATGCCTATATCTCCGACGGTTCGGTCTACTTCGATGTTCCCAAATTCAACAAGGAACACCCCTACGGCAAGCTTTCAGGCCGAAACATCGACGAGCTTTACGCCAACACCCGCACCCTCGACGGACAGGACCAGAAACACCATCCGGCCGACTTCGCACTCTGGAAAAAGGCTGCCCCCGAACACATCATGCACTGGCCTTCGCCTTGGAGCGAGGGATTTCCCGGCTGGCACCTCGAATGCTCGACAATGGGCGAGAAATATCTCGGCGAGACTTTCGACATACACGGAGGCGGCATGGATCTCATGTTCCCCCACCACGAGTGTGAGATAGCTCAGTCTGTCGCCCACAACGGGCACGATACCGTCCACTACTGGATGCACAACAACATGATCACCATCAACGGTAAGAAGATGGGAAAATCGCTCGGCAACTTCATTACGCTCGACGAATTCTTCAACGGGACGCATCCGCTGCTCGAACAGGCATATTCGCCGATGACAATCCGTTTCTTCATCCTTCAGGCACATTACAGAGGGACGGTCGACTTCTCCAACGAAGCTCTCAAAGCCTCTGAAAAAGCGCTCGGACGCATGCTCGAAGGCTATCGCAGACTTCAGGAACTAACTCCTTCGGAGGAATCGACCATCGATGTCAGCAACATCCGCCACAAATGCTACGAGGCGATGGACGACGACATGAACACTCCGATTGTCATCGCAAACCTCTTCGATGCGCTCCGCCTTGTCAATCAGGTGAAGGACGGTCATGCAAAAGCCACACAGGCCGACATCGACGAACTTAAAGCCGTGTTCGACATCTTCCTTGTCGACATTCTCGGCGTGCGCACGGAAATGGCCGGAAGCGGTGACAACGGCGAGGCTCTGCGCCCATTCGAGCAGGCAATGGACCTTCTGCTTGAAATGCGTGCCAAGGCGAAGGCCAATAAGGACTGGGCTACGTCCGACCTTATACGCGACCGCCTCGCAGCCATCGGATTTACGGTCAAGGACACTAAAGACGGTGCCGAGTGGAAACTAAGCTGA
- a CDS encoding mechanosensitive ion channel family protein, with the protein METKLIASYLNWTTETLRGWGVGESLLHFCATILIAGGALLLAWLLYFVVTRYVIPAVLKLVRITDASWDDILFNERLLRVVAELACVMLMQATIPDGLTYYPTLHGLAVLTFRILIVCVAVHLINRFLLAVYELIERSSSGRASSLKGIRQMLQVISVSIGVIIIISILANKNPLTVITGLGAAATVLMLVFKDSIMGVVAGVQLTLNDMLRPGDWITVPARNINGTVLEVGLTTVKVQNFDMTIVTIPPYALVSESFQNWRGMTDSRGRRINRAVTIDVNSVRFCDEETIRELKNEEWWNQLDHSTPHVNLTLFRKYLEHYISTLPEMKTDANMVYMVRELAPTPEGIPLELYFFTSLTSWKPYEHFQAQVIDHVLASVHRFGLRIYQAPSGRDVAMLANARNA; encoded by the coding sequence GTGGAAACTAAGCTGATTGCCAGTTATCTCAACTGGACCACAGAAACACTGCGCGGTTGGGGAGTAGGCGAAAGTCTGCTCCACTTCTGCGCAACTATTTTGATTGCCGGAGGCGCTCTGCTTCTGGCTTGGCTGCTGTATTTTGTCGTCACCAGATATGTGATTCCGGCAGTGTTGAAACTCGTCAGAATAACCGATGCCAGCTGGGACGATATCCTGTTCAACGAACGTCTGCTAAGGGTCGTAGCTGAACTTGCCTGTGTGATGCTCATGCAGGCCACCATCCCCGACGGACTGACCTATTATCCGACACTTCACGGTCTGGCGGTGCTGACATTCCGGATACTGATAGTCTGTGTCGCCGTCCATCTGATCAACCGCTTCCTGCTCGCTGTCTACGAGCTTATCGAGAGGTCGTCGTCGGGACGTGCGTCATCGCTGAAAGGCATACGCCAGATGCTACAGGTGATATCGGTGTCAATAGGTGTCATCATCATAATCTCCATTCTCGCCAACAAAAATCCTCTGACGGTCATCACCGGTCTGGGAGCAGCCGCCACCGTGCTCATGTTGGTGTTCAAGGACTCGATCATGGGTGTTGTGGCAGGTGTACAGCTTACACTTAACGACATGCTCCGTCCCGGTGACTGGATAACTGTCCCCGCGCGCAACATCAACGGCACCGTGCTTGAAGTCGGGCTTACGACAGTCAAGGTCCAGAATTTCGACATGACGATTGTCACAATCCCGCCATACGCCCTCGTAAGCGAATCGTTCCAGAACTGGCGCGGAATGACGGATTCACGCGGCCGACGCATCAACCGAGCCGTGACCATAGATGTGAACAGTGTAAGGTTCTGTGATGAAGAGACCATACGTGAGCTTAAAAACGAAGAATGGTGGAATCAGCTCGACCACTCTACTCCACACGTCAATCTCACACTTTTCAGGAAGTATCTCGAACACTATATCTCGACGCTTCCCGAAATGAAGACAGATGCCAATATGGTCTATATGGTGCGCGAGCTTGCCCCGACCCCGGAAGGAATACCGCTTGAACTGTATTTCTTCACATCGCTCACATCGTGGAAGCCATACGAACATTTTCAGGCTCAGGTCATAGACCACGTGCTTGCCTCGGTCCACCGTTTCGGACTCCGTATCTATCAGGCACCCTCCGGACGTGACGTTGCGATGCTTGCAAACGCAAGAAACGCATAA
- a CDS encoding DUF2851 family protein: MERLMQYVWQHRLLVQTDLVTVDGRRLSIIDPGRLNTDAGPDFFNAKVKIGEHLWAGDVEVHVRASDWHRHRHDGDKAYDSVVLHVVDRDDAQICRSNGEVIPQMRMSCSPEFHRRYHELVDRADIDLPCAREIRGLSPLHLADWITSLAYERLYSKVDHIENLMRQYAGDWEQTCYVILARALGFSTNSEPMERLAMSLPLHFLRKHSDSDVAIEALMFGQGGFLEKAFVTDPYMEMLQKEHRFFAHKFSLKPLQPLGWKMARMRPHNFPHRRIALLARLIANDSRLVSRIIKADGLEELRKMFNEPLTGYWATHFTFGPGSERTYECLSRNSVDILLINVAAPLMMAYGIRHGDEALCGRAVELLQEIPAESNSIVTLFLNAGMACKDAFTSQALIHLRRNYCQTRKCLYCRLGHRLLAMKARR; this comes from the coding sequence ATGGAGCGACTGATGCAATACGTGTGGCAGCATCGGCTGCTGGTGCAGACCGACCTTGTCACTGTGGACGGTCGCAGACTGTCGATAATAGACCCCGGTCGGCTAAACACCGATGCGGGGCCTGACTTTTTCAATGCAAAGGTGAAAATAGGTGAGCACCTGTGGGCGGGTGATGTCGAAGTCCATGTGCGGGCGAGCGACTGGCATCGCCATCGTCACGACGGCGACAAGGCTTATGATTCGGTGGTACTTCATGTCGTTGACCGTGATGACGCTCAGATATGCCGGTCGAACGGTGAGGTGATTCCTCAGATGCGCATGAGCTGTTCGCCTGAATTTCACAGGCGTTACCATGAGCTGGTCGACCGCGCTGACATCGATCTGCCGTGTGCGCGTGAAATCCGGGGACTGTCACCATTGCATCTTGCCGACTGGATTACATCGCTTGCCTATGAGCGTCTGTATTCAAAGGTCGATCACATTGAGAACCTGATGAGGCAATATGCCGGAGACTGGGAACAGACATGCTATGTGATTCTTGCCCGTGCGCTTGGTTTCAGCACCAATTCAGAGCCTATGGAACGTCTGGCAATGTCGTTGCCGTTACATTTTCTACGCAAGCACAGTGATTCCGACGTGGCGATTGAGGCTCTTATGTTCGGACAGGGCGGTTTTCTTGAAAAAGCGTTTGTGACAGACCCATACATGGAGATGCTTCAAAAAGAACATCGTTTTTTTGCACATAAATTTTCACTGAAACCGCTGCAGCCTCTGGGCTGGAAGATGGCGCGGATGCGTCCGCATAATTTCCCTCACCGACGCATCGCACTCCTTGCCCGTCTTATTGCCAATGACTCGCGACTTGTCAGCAGGATAATAAAGGCCGACGGACTTGAGGAGCTGAGGAAAATGTTTAACGAGCCTCTGACGGGATATTGGGCAACCCATTTTACTTTCGGTCCGGGAAGTGAGCGCACGTATGAATGTCTGAGCAGGAACTCGGTTGATATTCTTCTGATCAATGTAGCCGCGCCGTTGATGATGGCCTATGGCATCAGGCATGGCGATGAGGCGCTTTGCGGGCGTGCGGTAGAGCTTCTGCAGGAGATTCCGGCTGAGAGTAATTCGATAGTGACATTGTTTTTGAATGCAGGAATGGCGTGTAAGGACGCATTTACCTCGCAGGCGCTGATACATCTGCGACGCAATTATTGCCAGACCCGTAAATGTCTGTATTGCCGTCTGGGCCACCGGCTGCTTGCCATGAAAGCCCGGCGCTGA
- the ribH gene encoding 6,7-dimethyl-8-ribityllumazine synthase: MSQFTPQSALPKLEDVRIAIAVAEWNGHITSALRDGAVSLLKSNGLKDEDIAVVSVPGAVELTFAASKLIETGNFDAVIIIGCVIKGDTPHFDYVCQSVTQGMTSLNADCDIPVIFGVLTVNEEQQALDRAGGALGNKGTEAAETALKMVALNRAVDEL, from the coding sequence ATGTCACAGTTTACACCCCAAAGCGCTCTCCCGAAACTTGAAGATGTAAGAATCGCAATCGCCGTGGCTGAATGGAACGGTCATATCACCTCGGCTCTACGCGATGGAGCTGTATCGCTTCTTAAGTCAAACGGTCTTAAGGATGAGGACATCGCTGTCGTAAGCGTGCCCGGTGCGGTCGAGCTTACGTTTGCCGCCTCAAAGCTTATCGAGACCGGCAACTTTGACGCTGTAATTATTATCGGATGTGTAATCAAGGGTGATACACCTCATTTTGACTATGTATGTCAGAGTGTCACTCAGGGTATGACCTCGCTGAATGCTGATTGCGATATTCCCGTCATATTCGGAGTGCTGACAGTCAACGAAGAGCAGCAGGCTCTTGACCGTGCAGGTGGTGCGCTCGGAAACAAAGGCACGGAGGCTGCCGAGACTGCCCTCAAGATGGTGGCGCTCAACCGTGCTGTCGACGAACTTTAA
- a CDS encoding carbohydrate kinase family protein — protein sequence MNKTIYIGELALNVSLCADGHADTGVGDWAVNAAVLDGQMGLPTIWVGEAADGTVGDHIIDYLRKANVGTDSVDRFSEGVSPVRVFAGNDKSTAVDHKDYPKEPVNALWPRIDEGDIVVYGSYMALEARNHSRVIDLLKHAKSRKAYLVYLPYFEWHQVPRITRVMPSVFDCLELADLVVARNDEIAAIFPDHDIDSIFKDHIHFYCPRFLDLEPAAKIMRFFDGDKSWMKECHPSDNTDFQWSAGALAGIVRALTEGKRDADEIMEYGNETAHSELASAISHPCIH from the coding sequence ATGAACAAGACTATCTACATTGGAGAACTGGCACTCAACGTTTCGTTGTGTGCCGACGGTCACGCCGATACCGGCGTGGGCGACTGGGCTGTTAATGCAGCTGTGCTTGACGGACAAATGGGGCTTCCGACCATCTGGGTCGGGGAAGCCGCCGACGGAACTGTCGGCGACCACATCATTGACTATCTACGCAAGGCAAACGTCGGGACTGATTCTGTCGACCGTTTCTCTGAAGGAGTCAGCCCTGTGAGAGTATTTGCAGGAAATGACAAATCGACGGCGGTTGACCACAAGGATTATCCAAAAGAGCCGGTCAACGCTCTGTGGCCACGCATTGACGAAGGCGACATTGTCGTCTACGGTTCATATATGGCTCTTGAGGCCCGTAACCATTCCCGCGTCATCGATCTGCTGAAGCATGCCAAGAGCCGTAAGGCATATCTCGTATATCTGCCATACTTCGAATGGCATCAGGTGCCTCGCATCACAAGGGTGATGCCTTCGGTTTTCGATTGTCTCGAACTTGCCGATCTTGTCGTGGCCAGAAATGACGAAATCGCGGCTATATTCCCCGACCATGACATTGACTCAATATTCAAGGACCATATACACTTCTATTGTCCGCGTTTTCTTGATCTTGAGCCTGCTGCCAAAATCATGCGTTTCTTCGACGGCGACAAAAGCTGGATGAAGGAATGCCATCCGAGCGACAATACGGATTTCCAGTGGAGCGCAGGAGCGCTTGCCGGTATTGTCCGCGCACTGACGGAAGGAAAACGTGATGCCGACGAGATTATGGAATACGGAAACGAGACTGCCCACAGTGAGCTTGCCTCCGCTATCAGCCATCCCTGCATCCATTGA
- a CDS encoding SIS domain-containing protein translates to MHQLSIEESMRQIVEAEARALHAIPYSDAYDKAVGLILEHVHRRGGKLVASGMGKAGQIALNIATKFSSTGTPAVSLHPSEAQHGDIGVLQPDDILLLVSNSGSTREVIELVTLARRLYPAIPVIAVTGRAESELTRVADVTLLTGGAEEVCPLGLTPTTSTTVMSVIGDVLVVNVTRRTSFTAEDYAKRHHGGFLGFKSRNEADNI, encoded by the coding sequence ATGCATCAACTCAGCATAGAGGAGTCGATGAGGCAGATAGTAGAGGCAGAGGCCCGTGCGCTTCACGCGATTCCATACAGCGACGCCTACGACAAGGCCGTAGGGCTTATCCTCGAACATGTACACCGTCGCGGAGGAAAGCTTGTGGCCTCGGGGATGGGCAAGGCAGGGCAGATCGCCCTGAATATCGCGACAAAGTTTTCCTCGACCGGAACTCCGGCTGTGAGTCTCCATCCGAGCGAGGCGCAGCATGGCGACATCGGTGTGCTGCAGCCCGACGACATTTTGCTCCTTGTGTCGAATTCCGGTTCTACTCGTGAAGTCATCGAGCTTGTGACACTCGCCCGGCGTCTCTATCCGGCAATTCCTGTGATCGCGGTTACCGGCCGTGCTGAAAGTGAACTTACACGGGTCGCAGACGTTACACTTTTGACGGGTGGTGCTGAAGAGGTGTGTCCGTTAGGGCTTACACCCACCACGTCGACGACGGTCATGAGCGTCATTGGCGATGTGCTTGTGGTCAATGTCACCCGTCGGACAAGCTTTACAGCCGAGGATTATGCAAAACGTCATCATGGCGGTTTCCTCGGTTTCAAATCTCGAAATGAAGCAGATAATATATGA